In Magnetococcales bacterium, the DNA window CCGGTCAGGGCTCTTCGATGAATTGAATCTTTTCGTTTCGACAGAAAGATTCAAAGATTGCTGAAGAAGCGTTCCGACATCGGAGAGGTTGTCACGGCCCCTCTGACGTATCAGCTTGAAACCACCTGGGTGAGCGAAGCCAGGCCTTCGTTTTCTGACACCCTCAGAATGATTTGAGGATTGCGGCTTTATGAGTACTCATCTCGAACCACCCGATTCCGCATCGCCACAAGCCCTTCAGGCTCAAGAACCCGATCTGGGCGTTGCGGGGAAAATGGCCAAGGCCTTTATTCATTCACCCCTGTCGCCACTTTTGCTGTTTGCCTGTCTGGCCATGGGGATTTTGGGGCTGGTTTTTACCCCACGTCAGGAAGACCCGCAAATTTCGGTGCCCATGGTGGATATCTTTGTCCGCTATACCGGTGCCTCGTCCAACCAGGTGGCCACTCTCGTAGCCAACCCCCTGGAACGGATCATGAGCGAAATTTCCGGGGTCAAACACGTCTATTCCGCTTCCATGCGGGGTCAGGCGATGGTCACCGTGGAGTTTGATGTCGGCGAAGACATGGAGGAGTCCCTGGTCAAACTCCATGACAAGCTCCAATCCAACATGGACAAAATCCCTCCCGGGGTGAATCAACCCCTGGTCAAGCCCAAGGCGGTGGATGATGTCCCGGTGGTGGCCCTCACCCTCTGGTCCAATGATGTGGATGACGGGGCGTTGAGAACCCTCTCTCTGGATGTGCTACAGCGCTTGAATGAGGTCAAGGATTCCAGTCAGGGCTTCATTATCGGGGGACGCTCGGAACAGATCCGGGTGGAGGTCTACCCAGAACGGCTTTCCGGCTTTGGTATCAGCCTTGATCAGATCGCCCAGACCATCAAAACCGCCAACAGCGAAACGGGTGTCGGCAGCGTCGAAGCGTCCGACCTGGGATTCAAGGTCTATACCGGAGCCTTTTTGAAAAACGCCCAGGACATCTCCCGCCTGGTGGTGGGCACGCGTCATCAAAGCCCCATCTATGTGCGTGATGTCGCTCGGGTTTTTGCGGGACCGGAAGAGACCAAGCAGATGGTCACCTACTATACCGGCCCAGCCTATAAGGAGAACACAGAGAAGGCCAACGGCGCCCCGGCTGTCACCATTGCCATTGCCAAAAAGAAAGGCTCCAACGGCGTTACCGTGGCCAACAACGTATTGGCCAAAGTGGAGGAACTCAAAGGCCGCCTGATCCCGGCCAACGTCAACGTTTCCGTCACCCGTAACTATGGCGAAACCGCCAACGAAAAGGTCAACGAGCTGCTCTTCAAGCTGGTGGTCGCCACCACAGCGGTGACCCTTCTCGTCTGGATGACCCTGGGATTCCGTCCGGCATTGGTTACCCTGATCGTCATCCCGGTTGTGATCCTGATGACCGTCTTTTCCGCCTGGGTCATGGACTATACCATCGACCGGGTGAGCCTGTTTGCGCTGATCTTTTCCATCGGTATTTTGGTGGATGATGCCATCGTGGTGGTGGAAAATATCTATCGACGATGGCTTATGGAGGATATCTGCTGCCACATCATTGCGGTGGATGCGGTGCGGGAGGTGGGTAACCCCACCATTATCGCCACCTTTACGGTGATCGCCGCCCTCCTGCCCATGGGATTCGTCAGCGGCATGATGGGACCCTACATGCGACCTATCCCGGCCCTGGGATCGGTGGCGATGGTGCTCTCCCTGTTTGCAGCCTTTATCTTTACGCCTTGGTTGGCCATGCTGATCAAGCCGCCCATGCGGACCCTGCATATCTTTTCTGAAAAAGAGCACAGCCAGGCGGAATCTCTGGAAAAATTTTATCGCTGGCTGATCCCACCGATGATCAAGAGGCCTCTGCTGGGCTGGAGTTTTCTTGTGGGTCTTGTCGTCATCTTTTTCGCCTCACTGTGGCTTTTCCAAACCACGGATGTGACGGTGAAAATTTTGCCTCTGGACAACAAGCCTGAATACAACGTGGTCATCAACATGCCCGAGGGGACTGCGCTGCCCAAGACGGCCAACCTGGCCCAGCAGATGACCGAGGAGATCCGCAAACGGATTCCCGAGGTGACCGCGCTGCAGACCTATGTTGGCACCGCCTCACCGTTCAACTTTAACGGCATGGTGCGCCACTATTATCTCCGTCAGGAACCCTGGCACGCGGATATTCAGGTTCAGCTGGTTCACAAAAGCAAGCGGGAACGCACCAGCCACGACCTGGCTGTTGAAACCCGCGCCTTTCTCACCCCTATTGCTGAAAAGATCGGTGGCAAAATTCAAGTTGTAGAGATGCCCCCTGGACCGCCTGTACTCCAATCCGTGGTGGCTGAAGTAACCGGCCCGGACGAGCAGACCCGCCGTCAGGTGACCGAAGCCATGACGCGCATGTTTGAGAAGGCCAAGACCATTGTCGATGTTGATAACTATATGGAGGCCCCTTATCAAAACTGGCGCTTTGAGGTGGATACCGAAAAGGCTGTACGTCGTGGGATTTCCGTAGATGCCATCAATCGCAATCTGGGTATGGCCATGGGTGGGGCCAGGCTGGGAGATGTCAAGCGGGGAACCGTTCTTGAACCCACCTACATCGTGATTCAGGTTCCCCTGGAAATCCGCGCCAAGATCAACAGCCTGGCAGATCTCCCCATCTCCAACCCCCAGGGCGGCACCATTCCCCTGGGTGAGCTAGGCCGCTTTACCAAAGACCAGCAGGATGCCGTCATCTACCACAAAGATCTGAAAC includes these proteins:
- a CDS encoding efflux RND transporter permease subunit produces the protein MSTHLEPPDSASPQALQAQEPDLGVAGKMAKAFIHSPLSPLLLFACLAMGILGLVFTPRQEDPQISVPMVDIFVRYTGASSNQVATLVANPLERIMSEISGVKHVYSASMRGQAMVTVEFDVGEDMEESLVKLHDKLQSNMDKIPPGVNQPLVKPKAVDDVPVVALTLWSNDVDDGALRTLSLDVLQRLNEVKDSSQGFIIGGRSEQIRVEVYPERLSGFGISLDQIAQTIKTANSETGVGSVEASDLGFKVYTGAFLKNAQDISRLVVGTRHQSPIYVRDVARVFAGPEETKQMVTYYTGPAYKENTEKANGAPAVTIAIAKKKGSNGVTVANNVLAKVEELKGRLIPANVNVSVTRNYGETANEKVNELLFKLVVATTAVTLLVWMTLGFRPALVTLIVIPVVILMTVFSAWVMDYTIDRVSLFALIFSIGILVDDAIVVVENIYRRWLMEDICCHIIAVDAVREVGNPTIIATFTVIAALLPMGFVSGMMGPYMRPIPALGSVAMVLSLFAAFIFTPWLAMLIKPPMRTLHIFSEKEHSQAESLEKFYRWLIPPMIKRPLLGWSFLVGLVVIFFASLWLFQTTDVTVKILPLDNKPEYNVVINMPEGTALPKTANLAQQMTEEIRKRIPEVTALQTYVGTASPFNFNGMVRHYYLRQEPWHADIQVQLVHKSKRERTSHDLAVETRAFLTPIAEKIGGKIQVVEMPPGPPVLQSVVAEVTGPDEQTRRQVTEAMTRMFEKAKTIVDVDNYMEAPYQNWRFEVDTEKAVRRGISVDAINRNLGMAMGGARLGDVKRGTVLEPTYIVIQVPLEIRAKINSLADLPISNPQGGTIPLGELGRFTKDQQDAVIYHKDLKPVEYVTGEVEGRLDAPIYGMAEVEKLLQDYTTPDGVTLSGEYLGPPDTYIRSGFEWTGEWTVTFETFRDMGAAFAVALVLIYMLVVYEFGNFTLPAIIMAPIPLTLIGIVPGHWIMDAKFTATSMIGFIALAGIIVRNSILLVDFTQMEILKGTSVQDAVILSCKARTRPILITAFALVAGSSVIITDFIFRGMAISLLFGVLVSTLLTLLVIPLGCISAEFAFIKPGSPGGPLPVPGTGPATHTPPSPSKSEKKGFFSWLGGLFSKRRQARLKKKMAVETPAVQTRVNHLETKKAVPERKAPPPTKTEPAKEAAAPEKTSPAVAATPAPAPVPEKAQAAKPTPSPETLILSASAPETAQPAAPAPAKPAAQKPAPRKAAAKKSSGSQRASAKKRPPARKEERRGIRLKPGSKTTE